One Desulfobulbus propionicus DSM 2032 DNA segment encodes these proteins:
- a CDS encoding transketolase C-terminal domain-containing protein yields MNFPIDLSAYTPLRFSVDQQGLDLEQRTTLIRNINLVRDSIVFFTALANTKGLGGHTGGAYDIVPELLIADGFIKGGDSCYPVYFDEAGHRVAIQYLMAVLNGYQPAEALLHYREFGKGLYGHPERNEAEGVFFSSGRLGHLWSHVNGVAEANPSQKIFLFGSDGSQQEGDDAEAARYAVARKLNIKLLLDDNDVTIAGHPTSYMHGYDLLRTLSGHGLAVQSCQGEDIDSLFASIRQAIAHDGPAAVVIKRKMAVGVAGIEGLPKGHDVIPVPMAIDYLTAKGHTAAVAMLQQVPAKATKTEYRGSSTESAKNRDEFGRIISDLIKGLDNPASKVLVVDSDLEGSCGLHHIRKNCPEVYVHGGIMERNNFSVAAGFGSTSGKQGIFGTFAAFQEMVISEITMARLNQANVLAHFSHSGVDDMADNTCHFGINNFFADNGLAEHDRTRLYFPADALQLKAILTKVFHDQGLRFVFSTRSGTPFILRENGEKFFGDGYTFSPDRDEVIREGRDGYIVSYGEMLYRCLHVVELLKDEGIQLGLINKPVLNVIDEAMLAKVGASPMALIIETQNSKTGLGIRYGSWLLERGFTPKYAYMGTWKDGAGGLSEQIPYQGMGTEAIRDKVLQMLQG; encoded by the coding sequence ATGAATTTCCCGATTGATTTGTCCGCGTACACCCCTCTGCGCTTTTCCGTCGATCAGCAAGGGCTCGATCTGGAGCAGCGCACCACCTTGATCCGCAATATCAACTTGGTGCGCGACAGTATCGTCTTTTTTACCGCCTTGGCCAATACCAAAGGCCTGGGGGGACATACCGGCGGCGCCTACGATATTGTTCCCGAACTGCTGATTGCCGACGGGTTCATCAAAGGCGGTGACTCCTGCTATCCGGTCTATTTCGACGAAGCCGGTCACCGGGTGGCTATTCAGTACCTCATGGCAGTGCTTAACGGCTACCAGCCAGCCGAAGCGTTGCTCCATTACCGGGAATTCGGCAAGGGATTGTACGGCCATCCCGAGCGCAACGAGGCAGAGGGCGTCTTCTTCAGTTCCGGCCGCCTGGGCCACCTGTGGAGCCATGTCAACGGCGTGGCCGAGGCGAATCCGAGCCAGAAAATCTTCCTGTTCGGCAGCGACGGCTCCCAACAGGAGGGCGATGACGCCGAGGCGGCCCGTTATGCGGTCGCCAGAAAACTTAACATCAAATTGCTGCTCGACGACAACGACGTCACCATCGCCGGCCATCCGACTTCTTACATGCACGGCTATGATCTGTTGCGAACCTTGAGCGGTCACGGACTCGCGGTCCAGAGTTGCCAAGGTGAGGACATCGACAGCCTCTTTGCCTCTATTCGCCAGGCCATCGCTCACGACGGCCCAGCGGCGGTGGTCATCAAGCGCAAGATGGCGGTCGGCGTGGCCGGCATCGAAGGGTTGCCCAAGGGGCACGACGTCATCCCTGTGCCCATGGCCATTGACTACCTCACCGCCAAAGGGCACACCGCCGCAGTGGCCATGCTCCAGCAAGTGCCGGCCAAGGCGACGAAGACCGAATATCGCGGCAGCTCGACGGAATCGGCTAAAAATCGGGACGAATTCGGCAGGATCATCAGCGACCTGATCAAGGGACTCGACAATCCCGCATCCAAGGTTCTGGTGGTCGATTCCGACCTGGAAGGCTCCTGCGGTCTGCACCATATCCGCAAGAATTGCCCGGAGGTTTATGTCCATGGCGGCATCATGGAGCGCAACAACTTCTCGGTGGCTGCCGGTTTCGGCTCCACCTCCGGCAAACAGGGCATCTTCGGTACCTTTGCCGCCTTCCAGGAGATGGTGATTTCCGAGATCACCATGGCCCGGCTCAACCAGGCCAATGTACTGGCCCACTTTTCCCATTCCGGGGTGGACGACATGGCCGACAACACCTGCCATTTCGGTATCAACAACTTCTTTGCCGACAATGGCCTGGCCGAACACGACCGAACCCGGCTCTATTTTCCTGCCGATGCCCTGCAACTCAAGGCCATCCTCACCAAGGTGTTTCATGACCAAGGCTTGCGGTTCGTTTTCTCCACCCGATCCGGCACCCCTTTCATCCTGCGGGAAAACGGCGAGAAATTCTTCGGCGACGGCTACACTTTCTCCCCGGATCGCGACGAAGTCATCCGTGAAGGCCGAGACGGCTATATTGTCTCCTACGGCGAGATGCTCTACCGCTGTCTCCATGTGGTGGAACTACTCAAAGACGAGGGCATTCAGCTTGGCCTGATCAACAAACCTGTCCTCAACGTGATCGACGAGGCCATGCTTGCCAAGGTAGGCGCAAGCCCCATGGCCCTGATCATCGAAACCCAAAACAGTAAGACCGGCTTGGGCATCCGCTACGGCAGCTGGTTGCTTGAACGTGGTTTCACACCAAAGTACGCATATATGGGCACATGGAAAGATGGCGCAGGCGGTCTGTCCGAACAGATTCCCTATCAGGGGATGGGAACCGAGGCCATCCGCGACAAGGTGCTGCAGATGCTTCAGGGATAA
- a CDS encoding amidohydrolase family protein has product MAGITDIHTHAFPDAIARKAIPTLERDGNIKAYLNGTVADLLASMDRAGIERSVLCSIATRPEQFAPILAWSKAIRSERIIPFPSLHPEDPQLLEHLEMVHADGFKGVKMHSYYQDYFLDDYRLFELYERMGELGTILVIHAGYDIAFPRIRKADPQRIVAVCRQFPKLKLIATHLGGWDEWADVRTLLTGEPIYMEISFALDFLDQKRLRDILLNHPAEYLLFGTDSPWTDQATTLRMLGKLGLPDSLFERITSTNARRLLDA; this is encoded by the coding sequence ATGGCTGGCATCACCGACATCCACACCCACGCCTTTCCCGACGCCATCGCCCGCAAGGCCATCCCCACCTTGGAGCGAGACGGCAACATCAAAGCCTATCTCAACGGCACGGTGGCCGACCTCTTGGCCTCCATGGACCGTGCCGGCATCGAGCGCTCGGTGCTCTGTTCGATCGCTACCCGACCGGAACAGTTCGCTCCCATCCTCGCATGGTCCAAGGCCATCCGCTCCGAGCGGATCATTCCTTTCCCCTCGCTCCATCCCGAAGACCCGCAACTGCTCGAACACTTGGAGATGGTTCACGCCGATGGATTCAAGGGGGTGAAGATGCACTCCTACTATCAAGACTATTTCCTCGACGACTACCGGCTCTTCGAGCTGTACGAACGCATGGGCGAGCTGGGCACCATCCTGGTGATTCACGCCGGCTACGACATCGCCTTTCCCCGCATCCGCAAGGCCGACCCCCAGCGGATCGTCGCTGTCTGCCGCCAGTTCCCCAAGCTCAAACTGATCGCCACCCATTTGGGGGGCTGGGATGAATGGGCGGACGTGCGCACACTGCTCACCGGCGAACCGATCTACATGGAGATCTCCTTTGCCCTCGATTTCCTTGATCAAAAGCGCCTGCGCGACATCCTGCTCAACCACCCGGCCGAATATCTGCTGTTCGGCACTGATTCGCCGTGGACCGATCAGGCTACCACCCTTAGGATGCTTGGCAAATTGGGCCTGCCGGACTCGCTGTTTGAACGGATCACCAGCACCAATGCCCGACGGCTGCTGGATGCATGA
- a CDS encoding DUF309 domain-containing protein, with translation MIHHPFDPFRDRLSRDIRNQLSAALPACLREQRLAPAQGVADRFLAARPGPEQVAYIHDRLERYARFLDGIASGPEDVLWQGLVLWDLGLHFEVHEILEQAWHRAQGTEKAFLQAMIRAAGVYIKREYGFVDATAQLAAKALPVLDANRDRLAAYTDPQRLLEAMRHPWEDAPRLLA, from the coding sequence ATGATTCATCATCCCTTTGACCCGTTCCGTGACCGGCTGAGCAGGGACATCCGCAACCAACTGTCGGCCGCGCTGCCCGCCTGTCTGCGCGAGCAACGTCTCGCCCCGGCCCAGGGGGTGGCGGATCGTTTTCTCGCTGCCCGGCCTGGCCCGGAGCAGGTGGCCTACATCCACGATCGCCTGGAGCGGTACGCGCGCTTCCTCGATGGCATCGCCTCTGGACCGGAAGATGTACTCTGGCAGGGGCTGGTCCTTTGGGATCTGGGCCTGCATTTCGAGGTCCACGAGATTCTGGAGCAAGCCTGGCATAGGGCCCAAGGAACGGAAAAAGCCTTTCTTCAAGCCATGATCCGGGCGGCCGGCGTTTACATCAAGCGGGAGTACGGCTTTGTCGACGCCACGGCACAGCTGGCCGCCAAAGCCCTGCCGGTGCTTGACGCCAACCGGGACCGACTGGCCGCCTACACCGATCCGCAGCGGCTGCTGGAGGCCATGCGCCACCCCTGGGAGGATGCTCCGCGGCTCCTTGCCTGA
- a CDS encoding DUF1737 domain-containing protein produces MKLYSCITGPDDETFCKRVSDKLNRGWQLHGGPTLTFDGRTVIAGQALVKEVEGEVFTMDTTISAY; encoded by the coding sequence ATGAAACTGTATAGCTGTATTACCGGACCGGACGACGAAACCTTTTGCAAACGCGTGTCCGACAAGCTCAACCGCGGCTGGCAGCTCCATGGCGGCCCCACCCTGACGTTTGACGGCAGAACGGTGATCGCTGGCCAAGCCCTGGTCAAGGAAGTCGAGGGCGAAGTCTTCACCATGGACACCACGATCAGCGCCTACTGA
- a CDS encoding exonuclease SbcCD subunit D C-terminal domain-containing protein has translation MRLIHTSDWHLGHRFHGRQRHEEQGRFLDWLVGSIEEQGIEALLVAGDIFDTTAPGSRAQALYYRFLHRLASSPCRHVVITGGNHDSPALLEAPRELLRQLDIHVVGMADGNPDKEILLLRDGQGLPELLICAVPFLRDRDIRQAAAGETLEEKGRQLREGIRAHYQQVCELADQRRREIDANLPLVVMGHLFVAGGRTMEGDGVRELMVGGLDRIDSSSFPEWIDYLALGHLHHGQQVAGSPTRRYCGAPLPMSFAEAGLRKEILLLTTRGRDVSVTPLTVPVFQSLASLHGDLDQLLAGLAQLKIHPDPAWVELIYEGETVVPRLRDELLAAVEGSALSVLRIRDSRIYDYVLRQAQEAESLDDLSVDEVFERCLESNHIEQGQRQILRGAFAEIVAAVEHGTSAPETAP, from the coding sequence ATGCGGCTGATTCACACCTCGGATTGGCATCTTGGCCACCGCTTCCATGGGCGGCAGCGGCACGAGGAGCAGGGCCGTTTCCTGGACTGGCTGGTCGGCTCGATCGAGGAGCAAGGAATCGAGGCCCTGCTGGTGGCGGGCGACATCTTCGACACCACTGCCCCCGGCAGCCGGGCCCAGGCCCTCTATTATCGCTTCCTCCACCGGCTGGCCAGCTCCCCTTGCCGTCATGTGGTGATCACCGGCGGCAATCACGATTCGCCCGCTCTGCTCGAGGCGCCGCGGGAGCTGCTGCGCCAGCTGGACATCCATGTGGTCGGCATGGCCGACGGCAACCCGGACAAGGAGATCCTGTTGCTGCGCGATGGTCAAGGTCTGCCCGAACTGTTGATCTGCGCCGTGCCCTTTCTTCGCGACCGGGACATCCGCCAGGCAGCGGCCGGCGAGACCCTGGAGGAAAAAGGCCGGCAATTGCGCGAGGGCATCCGCGCCCATTACCAACAGGTATGCGAACTCGCCGATCAACGGCGCAGGGAGATCGACGCCAACCTGCCTCTGGTGGTCATGGGCCACCTCTTTGTGGCCGGCGGACGCACGATGGAAGGTGATGGCGTGCGCGAACTGATGGTTGGCGGCCTGGATCGGATCGACAGCAGCAGTTTTCCCGAATGGATCGATTATCTGGCCCTCGGCCATCTCCACCATGGTCAGCAGGTGGCCGGCAGCCCCACGCGGCGTTATTGCGGAGCACCGCTGCCGATGAGCTTTGCCGAGGCCGGTCTGCGCAAGGAAATCCTCCTCCTGACCACCCGGGGACGAGATGTGTCGGTAACGCCGTTGACCGTGCCGGTGTTCCAGTCCCTGGCCTCCTTGCACGGCGATCTGGACCAGTTGCTGGCTGGCCTCGCGCAACTGAAAATCCATCCCGACCCCGCCTGGGTCGAGCTGATTTACGAAGGGGAAACGGTTGTTCCCCGCCTGCGCGACGAGTTGCTGGCGGCGGTCGAAGGATCGGCGCTGAGCGTGCTGCGCATCCGCGACAGCCGCATCTATGATTATGTCCTGCGCCAGGCCCAGGAAGCGGAATCGCTCGATGATCTGAGCGTGGACGAGGTGTTTGAGCGCTGCCTGGAGAGCAACCATATCGAGCAAGGACAGCGGCAGATACTGCGCGGGGCCTTTGCCGAAATCGTGGCTGCTGTGGAACACGGGACCAGCGCCCCAGAGACGGCGCCATGA